In Helianthus annuus cultivar XRQ/B chromosome 3, HanXRQr2.0-SUNRISE, whole genome shotgun sequence, a single window of DNA contains:
- the LOC110931425 gene encoding berberine bridge enzyme-like 8: protein MLVIALILCSLFGHSLATSNNVQQNFIHCLISSTELTIPITGAIYTPSNSSFNTILQAYLRNLRFNESTTPKPALIVTVLDISHIQASIICAKKHNLLMKIRSGGHDYEGLSYVADHTFFILDLFNLRSINVSIEDETAWVQTGATLGELYYRISEKSSTHGFPAGVCPTVGVGGHFSGGGYGNMMRKFGLSVDNIIDAELVDVNGKLLNRESMGEDLFWAITGGGGASFGVVISYKINLVRVPAKVTVFQVRRTSIQNVTNVAHQWLQVADKLDYNLFIRMIVNVANSTNGEKTIGASFPSLFLGNTTTLMNIMDQSFPELGLQRSDCQEMNWTQSLLRYFNSPPGSPDSTLLSRVRRTVVHLKRKSDYIKNPISKQGLRSIFNKMVELDRVGLYFNPYGGRMAEISEFAKPFPHRAGNIAKIQYTLDWAENGVDAANRYINLTRVLHEYMTPFVSKFPREAFLNYRDLDIGVNHNGKNSFTEGGVYGVKYFKETNFRRLVKVKTIVDPDNFFRNEQSIPTLPSTYH from the exons ATGCTTGTCATTGCCCTAATCTTGTGCTCCCTCTTTGGTcattccttagcaacttcaaatAATGTACAACAAAACTTCATCCATTGCCTAATAAGTTCAACAGAACTTACTATTCCGATCACTGGAGCAATCTATACTCCATCCAACTCTTCCTTTAACACCATATTGCAAGCCTACCTTCGTAACCTCCGGTTTAACGAATCCACCACCCCAAAACCGGCCCTAATAGTCACTGTGTTAGACATTTCACATATCCAAGCCTCCATCATATGTGCCAAAAAACACAATTTACTCATGAAAATCAGAAGCGGCGGTCATGACTACGAGGGTCTATCGTACGTTGCGGATCACACGTTCTTTATCCTCGATTTGTTTAACTTACGTTCGATTAATGTCTCGATTGAAGACGAGACCGCATGGGTTCAAACCGGTGCAACCTTAGGAGAACTTTACTATAGAATTTCTGAAAAAAGTAGCACTCATGGTTTCCCTGCTGGAGTTTGCCCTACTGTTGGTGTTGGTGGACATTTTAGTGGAGGGGGGTATGGTAACATGATGAGAAAATTCGGTCTTTCTGTCGATAATATCATCGACGCTGAACTCGTTGATGTTAATGGAAAACTTCTGAA CCGTGAATCAATGGGTGAAGATTTGTTTTGGGCGATCACTGGCGGTGGAGGTGCGAGTTTTGGTGTGGTTATTTCGTACAAGATAAACTTAGTTCGTGTTCCAGCCAAAGTGACTGTCTTCCAAGTGAGAAGAACGTCTATACAAAATGTTACCAATGTTGCTCATCAATGGTTACAAGTTGCCGATAAACTCGACTATAATCTTTTCATTCGAATGATTGTTAATGTGGCGAATAGCACAAATGGTGAGAAAACAATAGGTGCTTCATTTCCGAGTTTGTTTCTTGGTAACACTACAACCTTAATGAATATAATGGATCAAAGCTTTCCGGAACTAGGGTTACAAAGATCAGACTGTCAAGAAATGAATTGGACTCAGTCACTGCTAAGGTACTTCAACTCCCCACCAGGCTCACCAGACTCGACTCTGTTGAGTCGAGTTCGACGAACGGTGGTTCATCTCAAAAGAAAATCTGATTATATTAAAAACCCTATTTCAAAACAAGGGTTAAGGTCTATTTTCAACAAGATGGTCGAGTTAGACCGTGTAGGTTTATATTTCAACCCTTACGGTGGACGAATGGCTGAGATTTCGGAGTTTGCTAAACCATTTCCACATCGAGCTGGGAACATCGCGAAGATTCAATACACGTTAGATTGGGCCGAAAATGGTGTTGATGCCGCAAATCGTTACATTAAcctaactagggttttgcatgagtACATGACTCCATTTGTGTCAAAGTTTCCTAGAGAAGCTTTCTTGAATTATAGGGATTTGGACATTGGTGTTAATCATAATGGGAAGAATAGTTTCACTGAAGGGGGTGTTTATGGGGTCAAGTATTTCAAAGAGACTAACTTTAGAAGGTTAGTGAAGGTGAAAACTATTGTGGATCCTGATAACTTCTTTAGAAATGAGCAAAGTATCCCAACATTGCCATCAACATATCATTAA